From Anopheles darlingi chromosome 2, idAnoDarlMG_H_01, whole genome shotgun sequence, the proteins below share one genomic window:
- the LOC125949549 gene encoding chymotrypsin-1-like: protein MAPVRAALIGFVLITVGCCMARADVDPSATQSDDSKIVGGTKADERITYQISLQVLVSTLFGFGPKRWMHNCGGSIVNEYYIVTAAHCLDGMNASRMSIVAGTNDLRNDGAKGTRYYIASYLIHPDYIELNRSDIGVMRTTERIQFTENVQPITYSSTFVGGNQTCLLTGWGYTMPIRIGSTPKDLQEAELTTITNDECRSRGMPVNPTEICTFTRVGQGACGGDSGGPLVCDKQLSGVVSYGTRYCGIGVPDVYTRVSEFDTWIQENTKVTQGDDGGAGGADN, encoded by the exons ATGGCACCGGTACGCGCGGCACTCATCGGATTCGTCTTGATTACCGTGGGCTGTTGTATGGCTCGTGCTGATG TGGATCCTTCGGCTACGCAATCGGACGATTCAAAGATCGTCGGCGGTACCAAGGCAGATGAGCGGATCACGTACCAGATTTCGCTTCAGGTGCTGGTCAGTACcctgttcggtttcggtccaAAACGCTGGATGCACAACTGCGGCGGTTCGATCGTAAACGAGTACTACATCGTAACGGCGGCCCACTGTCTGGATGGGATGAACGCATCCCGAATGTCCATCGTGGCCGGAACGAACGATCTGCGCAATGACGGTGCCAAGGGTACACGCTACTATATCGCTTCCTACCTCATCCACCCGGACTACATTGAGTTGAATAGGAGTGATATCGGAGTTATGCGTACGACGGAGCGGATACAGTTCACGGAGAATGTGCAACCAATCACGTACTCGTCGACGTTCGTCGGTGGCAATCAGACATGCCTGTTAACTGGCTGGGGCTATACGATGCCAATCCGCATCGGATCTACGCCGAAGGATCTGCAGGAAGCGGAACTGACGACGATCACAAACGACGAATGTCGTAGCCGGGGCATGCCCGTTAATCCGACCGAGATCTGCACATTTACACGTGTCGGCCAGGGTGCCTGTGGG GGTGACTCTGGTGGTCCGCTAGTGTGCGACAAGCAGCTATCCGGTGTAGTGTCTTACGGTACCCGGTACTGTGGCATCGGCGTACCGGACGTCTATACGCGTGTGTCCGAGTTTGACACCTGGATTCAAGAGAACACCAAGGTAACGCAAGGGGACGACGGTGGAGCAGGAGGTGCAGATAACTAA